From Pungitius pungitius chromosome 9, fPunPun2.1, whole genome shotgun sequence, one genomic window encodes:
- the LOC119218567 gene encoding carbohydrate sulfotransferase 12-like — translation MGTWRGLRVAFALGSLLMILLIIVYWDDVGGFNLHPLQEPRRGSPRPRPTAGAPVGSPPSSFPVVPTAAPSATPALEERGGAAEAHTGRGGRARQVERTEETRGDAEGDREQEARKQRIMDVCSGQDAVEFPGRTRAFEQIPNRELDHLIVDDTHQIIYCYVPKVACTNWKRVMVVLSQSLISPSSGKPYTDPEAVPPDLVHNSSLHLTFAKFWRHYGSLSRHLMALKLQHYTKFLFVRDPFVRLISAFRNKFGRPNEDFYKQFGSVMLRRFGNASGGLPETAAEAFAAGIKPTFRQFIAYLLDPETESESVFNEHWRQVYRLCHPCQVKYDFVGRLETLETDAQRLLRLLEVDGLLRFPSGARNRTAASWERDWFAQIPETMRRELYELYEPDFEMFGYPKPDGTLHQ, via the exons ATGGGAACGTGGCGCGGCCTGCGGGTGGCGTTCGCCCTGGGCTCTCTGTTGATGATCCTGCTGATCATCGTCTACTGGGACGACGTCGGGGGCTTCAACCTCCACCCGCTGCAGGAGCCCAGGCGCGGGTCGCCTCGCCCCCGGCCCACCGCCGGAGCCCCGGtcggctcccccccctcctccttccccgtcGTCCCCACCGCTGCTCCCAGTGCGACGCCGGCGCTTGAGGAGAGAGGCGGAGCGGCCGAGGCGCACACAGGGCGCGGGGGGAGGGCAAGACAagtagagaggacggaggaAACGAGGGGTGATGCTGAGGGCGATAGGGAACAGGAGGCGAGGAAGCAGAGGATAATGGACGTGTGTTCGGGGCAGGACGCTGTGGAATTCCCCGGAAGGACTCGGGCATTCGAGCAGATCCCAAACAGGGAACTGGATCACCTGATAGTGGATGATACTCACCAGATTATCTACTGCTACGTCCCCAAG GTGGCGTGCACCAACTGGAAGCGAGTGATGGTGGTCCTGTCCCAGTCTCTGATCTCGCCGTCCTCGGGGAAACCGTACACTGACCCGGAGGCTGTGCCTCCTGACCTCGTGCACAACTCCTCTCTGCACCTCACTTTTGCCAA GTTTTGGCGCCATTACGGTTCTCTGTCCCGCCACCTGATGGCACTCAAGCTCCAGCACTACACCAAGTTTCTGTTTGTGCGAGACCCGTTTGTGCGTCTCATCTCGGCCTTCAGGAACAAATTTGGAag gCCCAACGAGGACTTCTACAAGCAGTTCGGCTCCGTCATGCTGCGGCGCTTCGGCAACgcgtccggcggcctgccggagACGGCGGCCGAGGCCTTTGCGGCGGGGATCAAGCCGACGTTCCGGCAGTTCATCGCCTACCTGCTGGACCCCGAGACCGAGAGCGAGAGCGTCTTCAACGAACACTGGCGGCAG GTGTACCGCCTGTGCCACCCGTGCCAGGTGAAGTATGACTTCGTTGGACGACTGGAGACCCTGGAAACAGACGCGCAGCGCCTGCTGAGGCTCCTGGAGGTGGACGGCCTGCTGCGCTTCCCGTCGGGGGCCCGGAACCGCACCGCGGCCAGCTGGGAGAGAGACTGGTTCGCCCAGATCCCCGAGACCATGAGGAGGGAACTGTACGAGCTGTACGAGCCGGACTTCGAGATGTTCGGGTATCCAAAACCGGACGGCACGCTCCACCAGTAG